Proteins encoded within one genomic window of Deinococcus budaensis:
- a CDS encoding oligosaccharide flippase family protein, which translates to MTELRDKTVRALKWSYLGFFVNLVFTPLSTALLSRLLTPGEFGVVAIASVLATFGAVVTELGVANALVQRRDLTPEHIRAAFTSSLVLGVVLTAVMWWAAPLVGNYTGNPDVVPVFRGFAATYVVASLALVSTSLLRRELRFKPLMAAEVGGYVIGHGVLGIGAAYLGFGAMSLVISAGASWAIQLAVSYAYVRHPFALTFRLAPYRDLYSFGVRASVLRLLEFFSGNMAVFVIARVFDAAALGLYRRAFDVAGMPVMRLSGGLLRVLVPSFSALQDQPGRLRRAYGSSLLALSSVLFTFSAGLFVCAPEIVRVLLGERFLAAVPIVQAFALYVPFPILANVAAIVAEATAKLDIKIALQVAQMLFLAAAFWVVTRLGLGVVAFAWVLVAGAVLNSLAYVGVAARILPGSGRESLRAYGLGLTAGLGVGAVLFAVVAGLRAAGTGVFVLFGLELVVGGLLVALVVFLGPDTELRRYALRVWQPAAARLAAWRAQGHT; encoded by the coding sequence GTGACGGAACTGCGGGACAAGACCGTCCGCGCCCTGAAATGGAGCTACCTGGGGTTCTTCGTGAACCTGGTGTTCACCCCGCTGTCCACGGCGCTGCTCTCGCGCCTGCTGACGCCCGGCGAGTTCGGCGTGGTGGCGATCGCCTCGGTGCTGGCGACCTTCGGGGCGGTGGTCACGGAGCTGGGCGTGGCCAACGCCCTGGTGCAGCGGCGCGACCTCACCCCCGAGCACATCCGCGCCGCGTTCACGTCGTCGCTGGTGCTGGGTGTGGTGCTGACCGCCGTGATGTGGTGGGCCGCGCCGCTGGTGGGGAACTACACCGGCAATCCCGACGTGGTGCCGGTGTTCCGGGGCTTCGCGGCGACTTACGTGGTCGCGTCGCTGGCGCTGGTGTCCACCAGCCTGCTGCGCCGCGAGCTGCGCTTCAAGCCGCTGATGGCCGCCGAGGTGGGCGGGTACGTGATCGGGCACGGGGTGCTGGGCATCGGCGCCGCCTACCTGGGCTTCGGGGCGATGAGCCTGGTCATCAGCGCGGGGGCGAGCTGGGCGATTCAACTGGCCGTGAGCTACGCCTACGTGCGCCACCCCTTTGCGCTGACCTTCCGGCTGGCGCCGTACCGCGACCTGTACAGCTTCGGGGTGCGGGCCTCGGTGCTGCGGCTGCTGGAGTTTTTCAGCGGCAACATGGCGGTGTTCGTGATCGCGCGGGTGTTCGACGCGGCGGCGCTGGGCCTCTACCGCCGGGCGTTCGACGTCGCCGGAATGCCGGTGATGCGGCTGTCGGGGGGGCTGCTGCGGGTGCTGGTGCCGTCTTTCAGCGCCCTTCAGGACCAGCCTGGGCGGCTGCGCCGGGCCTACGGGTCGAGCCTGCTGGCACTGTCCAGCGTGCTGTTCACCTTCTCGGCGGGGCTGTTCGTGTGCGCGCCCGAGATCGTGCGGGTGCTGCTGGGCGAGCGCTTCCTGGCGGCTGTCCCCATCGTGCAGGCGTTCGCGCTGTACGTGCCCTTCCCGATTCTGGCCAACGTGGCCGCCATCGTGGCCGAGGCGACCGCCAAGCTCGACATCAAGATCGCCCTTCAGGTCGCGCAGATGCTCTTTCTGGCGGCGGCGTTCTGGGTGGTCACCCGGCTGGGCCTGGGGGTCGTGGCCTTTGCCTGGGTGCTGGTGGCGGGGGCCGTGCTCAACAGCCTGGCGTACGTGGGGGTGGCGGCCCGGATTCTGCCCGGCAGCGGCCGCGAGAGCCTGCGCGCCTACGGCCTGGGCCTCACGGCGGGGCTGGGCGTGGGGGCGGTGCTGTTTGCAGTCGTGGCGGGCCTGCGTGCAGCCGGGACCGGGGTCTTCGTGCTGTTTGGGCTGGAACTCGTCGTCGGCGGCCTGCTGGTCGCGCTGGTGGTGTTCCTGGGTCCCGATACCGAACTGCGGCGCTACGCCCTGCGGGTGTGGCAGCCCGCCGCCGCGCGCCTCGCCGCCTGGCGCGCGCAGGGGCACACGTGA
- a CDS encoding glycosyltransferase — translation MTTPTLPARPLLPPRPASTPPGTALPTPLGLTLPRPEERWAGDGELRGTAAVVVTYNRKALLARCLDTLLRQSEPLARIYVIDNASTDGTADVVPDHERVTYLRLEHNLGGAYGFAYGVREALKGPYRHVWVMDDDCFAEEDAHAELMKWTGHSEALCGAVVARDGGYDVGHRRNFDPVSLVESWVPAERYALPSTPIDLFTFVGAMIHTDAVRRVGLPVDDFFFMSDDSEYALRLGAHGIGIRLIPASRIWHHGSLSGKPGRHPYNPQKHYYHIRNGLLIRRRYGTSPLWFAVRFWSFAVRGYAGLAKHRNLNWASARLTAEALRDALLDRAYIKEFGKA, via the coding sequence ATGACGACCCCCACGCTTCCGGCCCGACCCCTCCTCCCCCCGCGTCCCGCCAGCACGCCGCCGGGGACCGCACTGCCGACCCCGCTGGGGCTGACGCTGCCGCGTCCGGAGGAGCGCTGGGCCGGGGACGGCGAGTTGCGCGGCACCGCCGCCGTGGTGGTGACCTACAACCGCAAGGCGCTGCTCGCCCGCTGCCTCGACACGCTGCTGCGGCAAAGCGAGCCGCTGGCGCGCATCTACGTGATCGACAACGCCTCGACCGACGGCACCGCCGACGTGGTTCCCGACCACGAGCGCGTCACCTACCTGCGGCTGGAACACAACCTGGGCGGCGCCTACGGCTTTGCCTACGGGGTCCGCGAGGCCCTCAAAGGGCCTTACCGCCACGTCTGGGTGATGGACGACGACTGCTTTGCCGAGGAAGACGCCCACGCCGAACTGATGAAATGGACGGGCCACAGCGAGGCGCTGTGCGGCGCGGTGGTCGCCCGCGACGGCGGGTACGACGTGGGTCACCGCCGCAACTTCGACCCCGTCTCGCTGGTCGAGTCCTGGGTGCCTGCCGAGCGCTACGCTCTGCCGTCCACGCCCATCGACCTGTTCACCTTCGTGGGGGCCATGATCCACACGGACGCGGTGCGCCGGGTGGGCCTCCCGGTGGACGACTTCTTTTTCATGTCCGACGATTCGGAATACGCCCTGCGGCTCGGCGCACACGGGATCGGCATCCGGCTGATTCCGGCCAGCCGCATCTGGCACCACGGCAGCCTGTCGGGCAAGCCGGGCCGCCATCCCTACAACCCGCAAAAGCACTACTACCACATCCGCAACGGCCTGCTGATCCGCCGGCGCTACGGGACCTCACCGCTGTGGTTCGCGGTGCGCTTCTGGTCGTTCGCGGTGCGCGGGTACGCAGGCCTGGCCAAACACCGCAACCTCAACTGGGCCTCGGCCCGGCTGACCGCCGAAGCGCTGCGGGACGCGCTGCTCGACCGCGCCTACATCAAGGAGTTCGGGAAAGCCTAA
- a CDS encoding NAD-dependent epimerase/dehydratase family protein, with amino-acid sequence MRILVTGGAGFIGSHIADLALHAGHEVAVLDNLSSGSRANVPGGAALHVADLRDREAVRAVMADFRPDVVNHQAAQASVSVSVREPLLDAETNVLGTLHLLEACREFGVGRFVFASTGGAIYGDLPEGERADEHRSPRPYSPYATSKLAGETYLATYRAQYGLDYSVLRYANVYGPRQNPHGEAGVVAIFCERALAGEALRIHGMHAPGDGGCVRDYVYVGDVARANLRASLGELSAQLLNIGTGQPTTTAELAARLTRVSGHSVPIHDAPPRPGDVARSLLDPAAYRAQFGDPTPLDEGLAQTVAWFAQRLPEKS; translated from the coding sequence ATGCGAATACTCGTGACCGGAGGCGCTGGTTTTATCGGCAGCCATATCGCCGACCTCGCCCTGCACGCAGGGCACGAGGTCGCGGTTCTCGACAACCTGTCCAGCGGCTCGCGGGCCAACGTGCCCGGTGGCGCGGCGCTCCACGTCGCCGACCTGCGTGACCGGGAGGCGGTGCGCGCAGTGATGGCGGACTTCCGGCCCGACGTGGTGAACCACCAGGCGGCCCAGGCGAGCGTGTCGGTCAGCGTGCGCGAGCCGCTGCTCGACGCCGAGACGAACGTGCTGGGCACCCTGCACCTGCTCGAAGCCTGCCGCGAATTCGGGGTGGGACGGTTCGTGTTCGCCTCGACCGGGGGGGCGATCTACGGCGACCTTCCGGAAGGCGAGCGCGCCGACGAGCACCGCAGTCCGCGCCCGTACAGCCCCTACGCGACGAGCAAGCTGGCCGGGGAGACTTACCTGGCCACCTACCGCGCCCAGTACGGTCTGGACTACAGCGTGCTGCGCTACGCCAACGTGTACGGCCCGCGCCAGAATCCGCACGGCGAGGCGGGCGTGGTGGCGATCTTTTGCGAGCGTGCCCTGGCAGGAGAGGCCCTGCGCATCCACGGCATGCACGCGCCTGGCGACGGCGGCTGCGTGCGCGACTACGTGTATGTGGGCGACGTGGCCCGCGCCAACCTGCGCGCCAGCCTGGGCGAGTTGTCGGCGCAACTGCTCAATATCGGCACCGGCCAGCCCACCACGACCGCTGAACTCGCCGCGCGGCTGACCCGGGTCAGCGGGCACAGCGTGCCCATCCACGACGCCCCCCCGCGCCCGGGGGACGTGGCCCGCTCCCTGCTGGACCCCGCCGCGTACCGGGCGCAGTTCGGTGACCCGACCCCGCTGGACGAGGGCCTGGCCCAGACGGTGGCCTGGTTCGCCCAGCGCCTGCCTGAAAAAAGCTGA
- a CDS encoding glycosyltransferase family 4 protein — MSPDPPLRVTFVVYTLQAAAGVERATTLIAGGLAARGHQVRVVTTWGGESHFPLHPAVHLHALRREKGSFKQTFVRDVLALRAHLQRHPTDLLIGAETSVMLLALPAAAGLGVACVAWEHFNFNTVFNRPRGALNRWRLARRLTARLARAVVVLTRRDAELWRGGLPGLRARLEVIANPLPFAPEPANPYDPERRVVLAAGRLTEQKGFDLLIDAWTRLEKDFPDWTLRIVGGGGEEEANLRAQVDRAGLRRVVFAGQVQDMAAEYRAAGLYCLSSRYEGLPMVLLECQAHGLPVVAFDCETGPREVIEHGVSGLLVPPQDPAALAAALRDAMSDPARRVRLSGRSHAAASRFRPQQIVAEWEGLLGSLGPPTHKTAPASRHGAFQPVLKR; from the coding sequence ATGTCACCGGACCCACCGCTGCGCGTCACCTTTGTCGTCTACACCTTGCAAGCGGCTGCGGGCGTGGAGCGCGCCACCACCCTGATCGCGGGCGGCCTGGCCGCACGTGGGCATCAGGTCCGGGTGGTGACCACCTGGGGCGGGGAGAGTCATTTTCCCCTGCATCCCGCCGTTCACCTCCACGCCCTGCGGCGTGAGAAGGGGTCTTTCAAGCAGACTTTCGTGCGCGATGTGCTCGCCCTGCGTGCCCACCTCCAGCGCCACCCCACCGACCTCCTGATCGGGGCCGAGACCAGCGTGATGCTGCTGGCGCTGCCGGCCGCCGCCGGGCTGGGGGTGGCCTGCGTGGCCTGGGAGCACTTCAACTTCAACACGGTGTTCAACCGGCCGCGCGGGGCCTTGAACCGCTGGCGGCTGGCCCGCCGCCTGACCGCCCGCCTGGCCCGGGCGGTGGTCGTCCTGACCCGGCGCGACGCCGAGCTGTGGCGGGGGGGCTTGCCGGGATTGCGCGCCCGGCTGGAGGTGATCGCCAACCCGCTGCCCTTTGCGCCTGAGCCTGCCAACCCCTACGACCCCGAGCGGCGCGTCGTGCTGGCTGCCGGGCGCCTGACCGAGCAAAAGGGCTTCGACCTGTTGATCGACGCCTGGACCCGGCTGGAAAAGGATTTTCCCGACTGGACCTTGCGAATCGTCGGCGGCGGCGGCGAGGAGGAGGCCAACCTGCGGGCACAGGTGGACCGCGCCGGGCTGCGGCGGGTGGTGTTCGCCGGACAGGTGCAGGACATGGCCGCCGAGTACCGGGCGGCGGGCCTGTATTGCCTCAGCTCGCGCTACGAGGGGCTGCCGATGGTGCTGCTCGAATGCCAGGCGCACGGGCTGCCGGTGGTCGCCTTCGACTGCGAGACTGGCCCGCGTGAGGTGATCGAGCACGGGGTGAGCGGCCTGCTGGTCCCGCCCCAGGACCCGGCGGCGCTGGCCGCTGCCCTGCGGGACGCCATGAGCGACCCGGCCCGGCGCGTCCGCCTCAGCGGGCGCAGCCACGCGGCGGCGTCCCGCTTCCGCCCCCAGCAGATCGTGGCCGAGTGGGAAGGGCTGCTCGGTTCGCTGGGACCGCCCACCCACAAGACGGCGCCCGCGTCCCGCCACGGCGCCTTCCAGCCTGTGCTGAAGCGTTGA